ATCATCGAAGTTCCGTTCATCGATGCCGACGACGGGACGCCGGTGCTGGACATCAAGCCCTACTTACCGGCAACCGAGCGTATCCGGGAGGTGAGAGTGCCTGCCTGGTCCGCTCACTGGCCGCAGTGGTACGAAGACAATTGGGGATTCGACTGGGCGGCGGAGTTCACCTTCGAGGACTGAACGTATCCGGATCACGTCCCGCACGGGAAGAGCATGGTCCCGGTTCAGGACATTTCGCTTACGCTCCGGGCCGAACCGGGTGGCGTACCCAGAAGTCGGCGAGCGCCCCGGCCATGCCGCCGACGTTCTGCATCTGCATCCCGTGCGCAGCGCCCGGGAGGATAAAAACCCGGACATCCGGGAACCACTCCAGAAGCAGCCGGTGCGTCTCCCCGAAACGTTCCCAGAGGGCGTTGCTTTCGCTCCCGAGGACGGCGAGAACCGGCTCGGACAACAGCGGTCGGAAAGAATCCGCGATGAGAGCACCGTGAATGAAGAGCGCGGGCTCACCGCTGCCCGTTACCTCGTACTCAAGCGTGATACCGTCTATAACCACGTTCTCCATGCGTCCTCCGTATCAGATCTGCCCCGGCATGACGGTGCTGGATGCGGGGTGCGGCTCCGGCGGTGAGGTGACGGCGATCGATATGCAGGAAGCGATGCTGCACGAGGCGGAGCGGCAGGCACGCAGAGCAGGCCTCACGAATGTCCGGTTCTCCGCATAGGGCTCGGCGAGATCCCGGCCCGGGAAGCAACACTCCAGGATCTCTTCGGAGCGCTGAAACCCGGGGGTCGTCTGCCGGTCGAAGAGAGGGATGGCTGCCCGCATTTCAGGATTTACGGCCTGAAAACCTTCCGGCGGCGGGGTGAGCCGGCAACCATCCCGCCTGTACGTCCCTCGGAGTCCGGGTTCGTTCTGAAGGGCAACGCCTCTCTGGGTGAACGTCTGAACGACAGAAAAAAGGGTGAAGAAACAGAGTTACTTCCCCGGCGCCGCCCGTTGGATACATTCAATACACTCGTCAACGGTCAGTACCGGCTTGATATCGAAGACGACGTAGGGTATCCATTTTAGTACTGCAGCGTACAGAGATTTTTCATCTGTCTCAGCAAACGCGTAGCCTGCGCTCGCGTCACTGCACGAGCCCCAGTCGGTTAATCTACCTTCTTTCAGGTCTGCCTTTACCATCTCAAGCATCCGCATCCAGAGCTTCGCCAGCTCCTCCTGATCGGTAGGCGCTGCCAGCGGATTCAGATGCCACCTCATGTAAAACCGGGCCATTCGTCTCACCCTCCGTTACGACCGTCTACTCTGCGGATTCCTGTCGCAATAAAAAATAGGGGAAATCATTCTCCCGAACAATCCCTGCTACCCTTTCAGAGTGCGTGCCCGATACGATTGGGCTACCATAATACTATCGGAGGTGCGGAGTGCATGCAGTTTTATCATCGTAGCCGTACGGTACAGCCCCGGGAAGCAGGCAGGATTTTTGTTTCGAGAATCCTACTTCTGCGCATTCTTTCATGCAACCGTGGAAACCGGCATACTGCAACAGTTCATGTTCATCCGCACCTCGCGGGAGCGTGCGAGAGCCCCGGAATTATATACGGTTACAACCAACCCCAACTACGTGGAACGACCAGACAGGAACCTGGGCTACCTGGGATTCGTAGGGTTCATCGGTATCTTTGGCATCATCGCCTTCACCATCACGGGGGATGCCGCGTATCTTGGCCTTATGGGGTTTTTTGCGTTCTTTTACTGGTTTACGTATCTTTTCAAAGATCGGGAATGATGCCGGAGGAGTGTTCGGGGACAGGCATGGCAGCCATCCCGCCTCTATCCTCCCCCGCGTTCCGGGGCATTCCCTGGAAGTGCATGTAAGACCTCGTCACCCACCCGGATCACGCCGGCCCTTTCGGGCTCGCTGCGTCCGCCGGTAGGGCGACGAGCGTCTCGATCTCCATCCGGTCGAGCCGCCGGAGAGCCATCTCCATCGCTGCTTTCTCGTCCGGGGCTTCGAAGAGCACGACGGTATCGTACCTCCCGAGCGTCCAGTAGATGCCGAGGTAGCGAACCCCTCCTTCCGTATCGGTCTCAATATCCTTCAGGTTCTCGGCAACAATCTCGTCGGTCAGCTTCTGTTTGAACTTCGCCAGTGCAATAAAGAGCATCATTCACCTCTTCCCCGCGTTTGGGCATTCCAGCATGCGAGAGCGAACCAGATAAAGGTAGTGTACTGGATCTGCACCCTTAAAGGGAGTTAAAAGCGATAATGACGAAGGAGGAGGGAGATTCTCTACGGCAGCGTGGCAGAAGCGAATTCCGACGCTCTCACAGATGCGGGGTTTCCCCTTCTCCCCTCCGTCCCCGGGTGACGGACGTGTTCCGGCTGTTACCGATAGACCGGAGGTGACACCGGACGAAACCCGGGCATCGGTAACCGTGCATCTGCTCTCCTCCGTGACGATCGGATTCAACCCGGAACAAGAGAAGGATCACTGTAAACATTGAGGATACGATGCACTCGCAGGGCAGGCGGAAGTATCCAGGCAAAGGTTTTTCTCGTGCAAAGGGTATTGCAATCGCAAAGGAGGGGAAGTATTTGAGACGTTATATAATACTCGCACTGATAGTAGCCGTGTTCGTAAGCCCTGCCCTTGCGCAGAACGAAACACCGGGCGACGTGGATGCGTTCCGGCAGGCGCTGGAACAGGACGGCTTCACCGTACAGGAAGGCGAGGTCGGATCCTTTGATTTCATTAAGCTCTATGAGGCGGGCGTGCTGCCGTCCGCGTACGGCAACAATCCCGCCACGAAGTACCTGATCTATTTCGTTCCGCCGGCCCCGGGCCGTGCGATGGACGAACGGATAGCAACTATTGCACGGGCGCTCGGTATGAGCGGGAACGCATCGTCCTTCTGGAACCTCGGTCCCGACGAGGCCGTCGTCTTCGTCGGAAAAACACCGCCGGAGTGCCGGTACTTCAGCTACGATCACTATCTCATAGGCAGGACGTATGACGGCGAGCAGCGGTGGATCTTTGCCAACATCGCCGATACGCTGAACAACCTGGTCATCAACACGGACGGCCCGCAGGGGGACCCGTACAACCGGACGACGATGATCGTCTCTACGGCCGATCGGGGAATCGACGAGCGTATCCGCACCGCCGCGAGATCGGCGGGATACCCGGACGGCATGATGAACACGCAGGTGTTCCCCGCATCCGTGCTGAATCTCGGCGTTGAGAACGACTCCGATACCTTCGCCGTATACATCCGTCCGGCTCTCTTTGCGGATCAGCAGGCCGGCGCCGGGTACACCAATGACACCCCGGCGACCGTCTTCCGCGTGACGCCGAAGAACACGACGGAGCCCGACCCGTATCCGTATCCGACTCTCCGGGTCCGCGGAACCGGGGAGACGGAGTTCGACCTCACGGACGACCTCGACGACCTCAGGGACGCTATCCTCGAGCGATACGGCAACCTGAGCGCTACGGAGCTGCCGACGGCTCGGGGAGTCCCGATAGGGAGCGATGCTATCCAGCGGGGGGTCGACGCCGTCGGCCCGACCAACGATGCAGTGTACTTATGGTCCGCAAACCAGACTGCCGATGTGCCGACGCCGCCGTTCTTCGACACCACGCAGTACTATGACTTCCTGCAGCAGCCCCCGATCACCCTCGGGAACGGCACGGACGAGTTCATCATCGTCTACGGAGTCAACCACGTAGCCACCGGGAAGGCGACGTACGCGAACTTCGCCCTCTACGGTGCGGACATCTGGAACGGCGTTGGATCGATCACCGACGTGGACTTCACCGGAACGGCTGAAGAGTACCTCCCGGACAACCCGAACGCACAGTACCTCTACGTCTACAAGATAGCGAGGAACTGCGAGGGAGAGCAGAACTGCTTCGCGGTTCCATCAGGCGTCGGAGGTTACGGCATCGAGCCGGATCAGCCGATCTTTATCGCGTGGAGGCTGTACCTGGAGAATGCCACAGCGACCGGGCCGTCCTACGCGGAGGTCGTGTACGACCGGGCGATAAAGTTCGGCCCGGAGAGTTAGGGTGAGCGGAACCGGGATGGGGAGAGCGAAAACCCCATCTCTTCATTTTTGACGGCGGGAATCACACCATGCCCGGTTGTTTCCATGAGGTCGCAGAGGAGGGGTAGGGTATGGTTCCCATCACCGCTGTTCTCCCGGCACCCGGCGGGCACGCCCGAAGACTACTCCCAGCAGGAGAAACACGACTATGGAGACACCGGCGTAGCCGATGATGCCAATATTACGGAGATTCATGTCGGCAAGGGGGACACCGACAAGTCCCGCGAGGCTCAGTACGCCGCTGACGATCATAAGCACCCGGACCGTCCTCTCCAATCGACCTCTCTTGAAGACAGGCGCGGCAAAGAGCATGGCGAGGGCAAAGAAGATGTCCCACGCAAGGATGTCCAGTGCATAGGCTACTGACGGCCACGTAAACGAGAAGAAGAGCGAACCCCACGGGAATCCTGCGGACTCGATCAGGTGGCTTACCGTGAGGATAACGAAGTGGACGCTGGAGGTGATACCCGCCATGAGGATCATGAACGCCAGCGCCGTGAGGCTATACATCCCGGCCTCAGGGGACGCATACGCATGCACGGCGACCATGACAACGACCATCAGTGGCGCGATGACGACGATGAGCGATTCCAGGATAGAGAAGTACGGATCGCCGATCGGATCCTGCGGCGACGCGAGCGAGAGAAAACCGAGAATCAGCGTAATCAGGTATGCGATCAGGAGGAAGGAGACACCCAGAGCCGCAGCTCGTCCTGCCATCCGATGGGTTCTCGTGAAACCTTCCTGCACCATGCCTGGCTCCGTTTATCACCGCAGTACCGATCGACCGGCTACAACATAAGAAAGGGGGATGGGGAGACGGTTATCCCCGGTGCGATCTCAGGCCGGAGGGGCGGGGACGACGAGGTACGTGGCGTAGCCGTCGCCGATGTTCCTCGTCACGTGACCCCTGCCCGAGGTGTCCTCGAGGAGGACGAGGTCGCCGGGCACGAACCGCCTGACCTCGCCGTCCGTCGTCTCCATCTCCACCTCGCCCGAGAGGAGGGCGAGGAACTGCCGGGCGGGAGCCGGGTGCAGTTCGCCGACCCAGCCGGGCTCGAAGGTGTAGAAGCGGTACTTCGACGCGGGCTTATCCTCGGAGACATAGAACGGGGCAGCGGGCGGCGCTGCCTGCACAAGACGCTGCTTTACCGTCACGCTGTCGAAGTGCGAGTCGCCCTGCTCGTCTGTAGAGATGCGGTGGTACGTCACCTGGCCCGGATTGAAGGAGAATATCTTCGTCATGGTTTCCCCCGGTGCGATCTGCGGGTCGGGATATGCTTCCCGACAGGATTACAGACTGCCGGGGGAGGGATAAAGGTTGCGACGGGGCGGTCGGGTGGGAGGAGGGATAGACTGCCGGGTTCATCGAGAGGGGAACCTTCGGGAGTTGGTTCTTGTCGCTCTGACCTCTGCAAAGCCCCGGCCGGTCGATCCGAAGACGCCGATATTCACGCCGCTTTCAATCCTCTAAAACGGTTCCCCCGCAGGTGCGATCAGGCGCAGGCCCGGGATCTAGTCGATACGGGAGAGGATCCCCTCGATCGTGATCGCGTAGGTAACCGTCTCTCCCGCAAGGGGGTGATTTCCATCAACGGTGACGCTTTTGTCGTCCACGTCGAGTACGGTTACCCGGCAGGGTTTTCCCAGCACCTCAACGGTGATGAACTCGCCGGGAACCGGTTCGTGGTCGAGTTTAAGCTTTCTGCGTTTTATCGTGACCACGAATTTCCGCCGGAACTTCCCGTAGGCCTTCTCCGGGGCAGCACCACGGCCACCGTCTCGCCCGGCTCTCTGCCGATCAGCGCCTCCTCAAAGAGGGGATTGATCTGCTTCGCTCCGAGGGTAACCCGGACCGGCTCGCCCGACCGCGTATCCTCGAAGATCTCGCCGTCGGGGCGGGTGCTGGTGAAGTGCAGGAGCAGGGTGTCGCCGTCCGTTACGGGTGCCATATGCTACCTGATCGGTTTGTCGGGGGGTACTTTAATGCACCGGGAGTACGGAGCGGCTTTGCCGTCTCTCCCGGAAGGCTTCCAGGCAAACGGAGTTTCCACGGCGGAGGAGGGCTTGTTCCACCACGCATCCTATCACTCGCGGTTCTCATTGTGCATGCCAGCGTAGCAAATATGGCCGACTTCAACCTGGCCGCTCGCTGTTTCAGGCTGCTCCCGACTCCAGTGCCGATTGTACTGATAGGGTTACTACCCGAAAACGGAAAATCGGAACGTAATCGCAAAAAGAACGCAAAAACCCATGGGCTCGCTGAGATTCGAACTCAGGATCTTCGCCGTGTGAAGGCGACGTCATGACCAGCTAGACCACGAGCCCTGATGCATCGACCGGGAATTGAACCCGGGCTATTGGCTTGGAAGGCCAAAGTCATACCACTAGACCATCGATGCGCTGCACAACGTGCCTACGTAGTTTGTCGGTGCCGGATAATAAAGGTTGAGATTATCGGAAGGGTTCCGGGGTGGATTAGTACCCCCGGACCTCCGACTCGAGCGCCTCGAGGGCGGCAACGCGCTTCTCGAGCGACGGGTGGGTGGAGAAGAGCTCCATCAGGGTGTTCCCCGAGAGAGCGGGGATGATGAAGAACGCGTTCGCACCCTCCACCTCCTGCTTCTTCTCGGCGGGGACGTAGTCCATCCTGCCGCTTATCTTCTGGAGCGCCGAGATCAGCGCCCGCGGGTTCCCGGTCATGTAGGCGCTGCCCCGGTCGGCCGCGAACTCCCGGTAGCGGGAGAGCGCCCGTATAAGGAGCGTGCTCATAACCCAGACCAGGATCGACGCGATGAAGACGACGATCAGCGCCCCGGCGTTGTTGTCGCGCCGGCCGAAGAGCCCGATGAAGAACCAGTTGCGCATCACCAGGAACGCAAGCATCGAGATGAAACTCGCGAGCGTCAGGGTCAGCATATCCCGGTTCTTGACGTGGGAGAGTTCGTGGGCGAGCACGGCCTCGAGCTCCTCTTTCGAGAGGATGCGCATGATCGAGTCCGTCACCGCAACCACGGCGTTGTTGTAGTTCCGCCCGGTCGCGAACGCGTTCGGGACGGGGGATGCCATAATCCCGATCTTCGGCATCGGCAGGCCCGCCTCGGTCGCGAGACGCCGCACCGACCGGTGGAGGTCGGGGTACTCGTCCTCCTCGACGATGCGGGTGCCCGTACTCCAGAGCACGAGCTTGTCGGAGAAGAAGTACTGGGCAAACGCCATCCCGGCCGCGACGATCAGGAGGAACTCGAAGCTGAATCCTAGAGCGGATAAGACGCCCAGGAAGATCAGATAGACGATGAGCAGCAGGAACGACGTCAGCGCCATTCGTGCGGTCAGCCCAAAGTCACGGGTCCATTTCATATCGAGCTACTGTTAGACGGGAGGCATATTAATACATCCGCCCATGAATCCGGAAACGGACGGAAATGCTCACCCCGAGAGCCGCCGGGGCGTATCCGCGCCACTGGCATTATTAGGAGACAGCGTCAACAGATAAGCGAGGAAATCCGGATGGACCTTGATGAAGTGACAATCAGCAGAGCCATCGTACAGGAGCAGAGCAGGGTGCTCCTCGAGTACATGGAGATGGACGTTGCAATCGTCGGCGGCGGCCCTTCCGGCCTTGCCTGCGCCGCACTCCTCGGTGAGCGGGGCATCAAGTGTGCGCTCATCGAGAAGAAACTCAGTATCGGCGGCGGGATGTGGGGCGGGGGCATGATGTTCCCCCGGATCGTCGTCCAGGAAGAGGCCCGGCGGCTGCTCGACCGGTTCGGCATCGCCTACCGCGAGCACGCCCCCGGCTACTACGTCGCGAGCTCCGTCGAAGCCGTCTCGAAACTGACCGCCGCGGCCTGCAGCGCCGGCGTCGAGTTCTTCAACCTCACCACCGTCGAGGACGTCATGGTCAAGGGCGACGGGCGGGTGAGCGGCCTTGTCATCAACTGGACGCCCGTCGAGATGGCGGGACTGCACGTCGACCCCTTCACGCTCGCCTGCTCGTATACGATCGACGCCACCGGCCACGACGCGGTCGTCGCCCGTCTCGTCGAGGCGAAAGGCACCGACCTCGCGGTGAAGGGCGAGGGGTTCATGTGGGCGGGCAGAGCCGAAACCAACATCATCCGGCACACCCGCGAGATCTACCCGGGTCTCGTCGTCACCGGCATGGCCGCGAACGCCGTCGCCGGCGAGAACCGGATGGGGCCGATCTTCGGCGGCATGCTGCTCTCGGGAGAGTTCGCCGCCGGGCTCGTCGCAGAACGGCTCGGGAGATAACCGGAGGCTACCATGACCACCGGGACTGATGAAGCGGCAACCTTCGCCGACCTGGCCTACGGGATCTTCGAGATCGTCCTCAACCGCGAGCTCTCTCACGCGGGAGCACCGCTCTTCGAACGGGTCGAGAGCGGGCAGGAGTTCCGCGCCGACCTCGAGGCGATCTTCGCCGGGTTCGCCGAGGACTACCCCGAGCTCGCCGGTGCACTGACGAGCCGGTTCGGTTCGACCGAAGCCATATACGAGCTCCTCCTCGCCGGGGAAGGCGTCACGCCCTCCAAGACCACGCAGATGTACTGGATCGTCGAGGACGCCCCGAACGCCGGATGCAGCCCTGTCGACGACGAACTCGGCGGCAAATGGCTCATCTTCGCCGAACCGGCCGACGCGGACGAGGCGTGGCGGCGCGTCCGGAACGAGACCGCCGCCGGACGGCTCGGCACCTCGGCGCGGGTCAGCACCGCAAAAGAGAACCCCGACGCCCGCGACAACCGGACGGTCATCTACGTCTACACCGCCGACTGGCGGGACGAGGCGGACGTCATGCGGGTGCGCGAGCGGCTGCGCGAACTCGGGTTTGTCGACCGGCTCGGCTACAAGCGCAACATCGAGACCTACCAGGGCGAGTACAGCGAGAAAGGGAAGAAAGTCACGTTCTACAGTGCGTGACGCTCCCGCAAAGGCTCGAAAAAGAGAGTGGCTGATCCACGGAGAAGAATCCGGGGAGGCCTGTCCTTATTTTCCGTATCGTTCCGGCTCTCCGGCGTCTACCGGGCGTCAGGGATTATGCCTTCCGCTCTTTCGACTTTGCCCGGAGGTTCTCGTATCCGCACTTGCGGCAACGGGTTGCGCGGATTGCGTTCCGTGCATTGCATTTCATGCAGATCTTTACATTGAGTAACCGTGCTTCTGCTTCAGCGAATCGTGCCATGAATCAAACACCACTTGTCAGTTTACTACTATTCGTTCTCTGAACTTTTAACAGTTCTGTCGGTATGCCGGCCTATCCGGCGAGCGTGCCTGCCAGCCACTCGCTGAACAGAGCGAGCGCCCGCGCCCGGTGCGAGATCCGGCTCTTCTCGGCGAGCGGGATCTCGGCGAGCGTCCGGCCTTCGTACTCGAAGATAGGATCGTAGCCGAACCCCGCATCCCCGCGCGGCTCGACGATGGTGCCCGGGAGCACCCCGCGGAAGATCCGGATCCCCCGCTCGTCCGCATACGCGATCGCCGTCTCGAAGTGCGCGTTCCGGTCGGCTTCGCCCGCCATCAGCTTCAGAATCCCGGCATTGCCGATAGTGCCGGCGACGTAGGCGGCATACGGCCCAGGGAACCCCCGGAGAGCGTCGACACAGAATGCCGTATCGTCGACGATCAGCGGGCGGCGCAGAACCTCGAAGGCATACCGCGCCTTCTCGCGGGCGATCTCCCCGACATCGTCGGCGCGGTACTCCGGGCACTCGAGCGGGACGTGCTCGGCCTCAAGCAGCCCTGCAAAGGACGCGGCGACCTCGCGTGCCTTGTGCGGGTTGCTCGTCACCACCGCAAGCTTCAGAGGTACCGCCCCCGGAGCTCCACCTCGCGCTCGCGGGCGAGCACCTCGCCGGCACCAGGAAAGACTCCTGCATACCCCCGAGCGAAGGCCGCTTTCAGTTCCTCGTGCTCGTCGGTCGTGCTCTCGAGCGTCTGGAAGAGGACGTGCAGATCGACGCCGCGGCTCTCAAGCTCGGCCGAGACGTGGGCGAGCCCGAAATCGATCAGCACGCACCGGTTATCTTCGAAAATCATATTGCTCGTCGTGAGATCGCCGTGGATGATCCCGGCGCCGTGAAGCCTGCCGACGGCGACCCCGGCGAGCCGGAGCGTCTCTTCGCTCATCGCGTACTTCAGCACGTCGCCCTCGACCCGCTCCATCACGATGGTATCGGCGGTGACATCCCGGATGACTGGCGTCCGCACCCCCGCCCGCCGGGCTGCCGCAATAAGCCGCGCCTCGGCACGCGTCCGTTCGGTAATCAGCCTTCGATCGAGGAGCTCGTTCCGGTAGCGCTTGCTGACCCGGCGCTTGGCGACGTCGCCGCCCTGCACCTCGACGACCGCCTCAGCCCCGCGGAGGGGGCCGCCTTCGAGCGTGAGCCCCCGGACGGCCTCGCCGGGCTCGGAACGCCAGACGACCGGCACCTCGTCGGCGCGGTAGCCGGGCCGGACCTGCGAC
This sequence is a window from Methanoculleus taiwanensis. Protein-coding genes within it:
- a CDS encoding DUF3303 domain-containing protein, with translation MARFYMRWHLNPLAAPTDQEELAKLWMRMLEMVKADLKEGRLTDWGSCSDASAGYAFAETDEKSLYAAVLKWIPYVVFDIKPVLTVDECIECIQRAAPGK
- a CDS encoding alpha/beta fold hydrolase, giving the protein MENVVIDGITLEYEVTGSGEPALFIHGALIADSFRPLLSEPVLAVLGSESNALWERFGETHRLLLEWFPDVRVFILPGAAHGMQMQNVGGMAGALADFWVRHPVRPGA
- a CDS encoding class I SAM-dependent methyltransferase translates to MRPPYQICPGMTVLDAGCGSGGEVTAIDMQEAMLHEAERQARRAGLTNVRFSA
- the htpX gene encoding zinc metalloprotease HtpX, whose translation is MKWTRDFGLTARMALTSFLLLIVYLIFLGVLSALGFSFEFLLIVAAGMAFAQYFFSDKLVLWSTGTRIVEEDEYPDLHRSVRRLATEAGLPMPKIGIMASPVPNAFATGRNYNNAVVAVTDSIMRILSKEELEAVLAHELSHVKNRDMLTLTLASFISMLAFLVMRNWFFIGLFGRRDNNAGALIVVFIASILVWVMSTLLIRALSRYREFAADRGSAYMTGNPRALISALQKISGRMDYVPAEKKQEVEGANAFFIIPALSGNTLMELFSTHPSLEKRVAALEALESEVRGY
- a CDS encoding putative phosphothreonine lyase domain-containing protein; this translates as MTTGTDEAATFADLAYGIFEIVLNRELSHAGAPLFERVESGQEFRADLEAIFAGFAEDYPELAGALTSRFGSTEAIYELLLAGEGVTPSKTTQMYWIVEDAPNAGCSPVDDELGGKWLIFAEPADADEAWRRVRNETAAGRLGTSARVSTAKENPDARDNRTVIYVYTADWRDEADVMRVRERLRELGFVDRLGYKRNIETYQGEYSEKGKKVTFYSA
- the rdgB gene encoding RdgB/HAM1 family non-canonical purine NTP pyrophosphatase, with the protein product MKLAVVTSNPHKAREVAASFAGLLEAEHVPLECPEYRADDVGEIAREKARYAFEVLRRPLIVDDTAFCVDALRGFPGPYAAYVAGTIGNAGILKLMAGEADRNAHFETAIAYADERGIRIFRGVLPGTIVEPRGDAGFGYDPIFEYEGRTLAEIPLAEKSRISHRARALALFSEWLAGTLAG
- a CDS encoding 50S ribosomal protein L40e, whose protein sequence is MARFAEAEARLLNVKICMKCNARNAIRATRCRKCGYENLRAKSKERKA
- a CDS encoding sulfide-dependent adenosine diphosphate thiazole synthase codes for the protein MDLDEVTISRAIVQEQSRVLLEYMEMDVAIVGGGPSGLACAALLGERGIKCALIEKKLSIGGGMWGGGMMFPRIVVQEEARRLLDRFGIAYREHAPGYYVASSVEAVSKLTAAACSAGVEFFNLTTVEDVMVKGDGRVSGLVINWTPVEMAGLHVDPFTLACSYTIDATGHDAVVARLVEAKGTDLAVKGEGFMWAGRAETNIIRHTREIYPGLVVTGMAANAVAGENRMGPIFGGMLLSGEFAAGLVAERLGR
- a CDS encoding cupin domain-containing protein; this translates as MTKIFSFNPGQVTYHRISTDEQGDSHFDSVTVKQRLVQAAPPAAPFYVSEDKPASKYRFYTFEPGWVGELHPAPARQFLALLSGEVEMETTDGEVRRFVPGDLVLLEDTSGRGHVTRNIGDGYATYLVVPAPPA
- a CDS encoding FKBP-type peptidyl-prolyl cis-trans isomerase; amino-acid sequence: MAPVTDGDTLLLHFTSTRPDGEIFEDTRSGEPVRVTLGAKQINPLFEEALIGREPGETVAVVLPRRRPTGSSGGNSWSR
- a CDS encoding GYD domain-containing protein, whose product is MMLFIALAKFKQKLTDEIVAENLKDIETDTEGGVRYLGIYWTLGRYDTVVLFEAPDEKAAMEMALRRLDRMEIETLVALPADAASPKGPA